The Spirosoma foliorum genome has a window encoding:
- a CDS encoding MOSC domain-containing protein — translation MDNIKDLFNVFPRPGRVEWIGIRPERREPMLMVDGISLSETKGILGDHYSGRSGNRHVTLIQAEHLPVIASLSGRDELDPGLLRRNIVVSGLNLLALKDHRLQIGDTILDVTGQCHPCSKMETALGPGGYNAMRGHGGLTAKVIRGGTIRVGDEIIVSTAAVQAPAY, via the coding sequence GTGGACAACATCAAAGATTTATTCAACGTATTTCCTCGACCCGGTCGGGTGGAGTGGATTGGCATTCGGCCCGAACGTCGGGAGCCGATGCTTATGGTCGATGGAATCAGCCTTTCCGAAACAAAAGGGATTCTCGGCGATCATTATAGCGGGCGCAGTGGAAATCGCCATGTGACCCTCATTCAAGCTGAGCACCTACCCGTTATAGCTTCTCTTTCAGGCCGGGATGAACTCGATCCGGGCTTACTCCGTCGGAACATAGTTGTATCGGGGCTAAATCTATTAGCCCTAAAAGACCATCGACTTCAGATTGGCGATACAATTCTTGACGTTACGGGCCAATGCCACCCCTGTTCCAAAATGGAAACGGCCCTAGGTCCAGGGGGCTACAATGCCATGCGTGGTCATGGCGGGCTAACCGCAAAAGTGATTCGGGGAGGAACGATACGAGTAGGCGATGAGATCATCGTTTCTACTGCAGCTGTGCAAGCTCCTGCTTACTGA
- a CDS encoding metallophosphoesterase family protein: MNRRDIVRQMGMGLAALSFNHSAVQAASLPKKRVLRIAHLTDVHMQPLVGAAKGFEKCLHHVQGLADRPDLIINGGDAIMEAHGRGKDSVSRQWKLYQDVLRSENALPLLSCVGNHDIWCRQETKICFEEGRQWAMDELAMTKRYYSLDQNGWHIVVLDSVQPKADGSWYTAHLDDEQFNWLETDLKNTPVGTPILIVSHVPILAACVFFDGKRFADENWSVPARWMHSDTVRLTDLFHRYPNVKAALSGHIHLTDRVDYNGVSYYCNGAVSGAWWFGKYHHTAAGYALVDLFDDGSVVNSYVNYV, encoded by the coding sequence ATGAATCGCCGGGATATAGTCAGGCAAATGGGGATGGGTCTTGCAGCCCTATCGTTTAATCACAGTGCCGTTCAGGCAGCTTCACTCCCCAAAAAACGGGTTTTACGGATTGCACACCTCACCGATGTGCATATGCAACCGTTAGTAGGAGCGGCCAAAGGCTTCGAAAAATGTTTGCACCATGTGCAGGGATTGGCCGATAGACCTGATCTGATTATCAACGGGGGCGATGCTATTATGGAAGCCCACGGACGGGGGAAAGACAGCGTTAGTCGGCAGTGGAAGCTCTATCAGGATGTTCTCAGAAGTGAGAATGCATTGCCTCTGTTGAGTTGCGTGGGTAACCACGACATCTGGTGTCGTCAGGAGACTAAAATCTGTTTCGAAGAAGGGCGCCAATGGGCAATGGATGAGTTGGCCATGACGAAGCGCTATTATAGCCTCGACCAAAATGGCTGGCACATTGTTGTTTTAGACAGTGTTCAGCCCAAAGCCGACGGGAGTTGGTACACGGCCCATCTGGACGATGAGCAATTTAACTGGCTGGAAACCGATCTAAAAAATACCCCTGTCGGAACACCAATTCTGATTGTCTCCCACGTGCCAATTCTGGCAGCCTGCGTGTTCTTTGACGGAAAACGGTTTGCCGACGAAAACTGGAGTGTACCAGCCCGGTGGATGCATAGCGATACCGTTCGCCTTACTGATTTATTCCATCGTTACCCTAACGTAAAAGCCGCTCTCAGTGGCCACATTCATTTAACTGATCGGGTTGATTATAACGGAGTCTCTTATTACTGCAATGGGGCCGTTAGTGGAGCCTGGTGGTTCGGCAAATACCACCACACAGCAGCGGGTTATGCGCTTGTCGATTTATTTGACGACGGGTCGGTGGTGAACTCCTACGTGAATTACGTCTGA
- a CDS encoding REP-associated tyrosine transposase, with protein MQTHYQRTLPHILPPGECVFITYRLAGSIPAAVLLRLQEEKQIALRQIGASSMDSTATAKARLDESKRYFAAFDNYLDTAHEGPHWLKVPSIADIIKKGIHSRHAIDYDLQAYCIMSNHVHLLVSIRETNRPFHQTLKSLKGYSARHANELLGRTGQSFWQAESYDHVVRNHEEFKRIVAYILNNPVKAGFVDDWEKWPHSYLADGI; from the coding sequence ATGCAAACACATTACCAGCGCACGTTGCCGCATATATTGCCCCCCGGTGAATGTGTTTTTATTACTTATCGGCTGGCTGGTTCAATTCCAGCAGCAGTATTATTACGTTTACAAGAAGAGAAACAAATTGCCCTTAGACAAATTGGTGCTAGTAGCATGGATAGTACGGCTACAGCCAAAGCCAGACTTGACGAGAGTAAACGGTATTTTGCTGCCTTTGATAACTATTTGGATACCGCTCATGAGGGGCCGCATTGGCTGAAAGTCCCATCAATTGCGGATATCATTAAAAAAGGAATTCACTCTCGTCATGCGATTGATTATGATTTACAAGCCTACTGTATTATGTCGAACCATGTACATTTGCTTGTGTCAATTCGAGAGACTAATCGACCGTTTCATCAAACACTAAAATCCTTAAAAGGCTATTCTGCTCGCCATGCCAACGAACTACTTGGCCGAACGGGCCAATCTTTTTGGCAAGCAGAAAGTTATGATCACGTTGTAAGGAATCATGAAGAATTTAAGCGAATTGTAGCTTATATCTTGAATAACCCCGTGAAAGCTGGATTCGTTGACGATTGGGAGAAATGGCCGCATAGCTATCTTGCTGATGGGATATAG
- a CDS encoding DUF5686 and carboxypeptidase regulatory-like domain-containing protein encodes MKLILLLAFGALFSLNTTAQTGLRGTVKSAQGEVLPFAAVIVKGTPNGTITNAEGRYEIALAPGKYDIVFQYLGFQTSQKSVEIGTGFATLDATLEEQALRLAEVQTKAGNEDPAYTIMRRAIAKSRFHQLQVQRFKARVYTKSSFTVLDLPNLAEMAFRKQLKEAEKEANFKVGVPLLNETVAEVSFNQPNTYRQRIIANRNSQGDFLSPNRFFNASFYNPTIAESVSPLSPKAFAYYKFEYKGTFREPGPDGKVIEVSKIQVIPRQYGEGVFRGSISIIENTWAIHSLQLETVNNIGISFTIRHLCSPIQGVWMPTNQRYEGKGSYLGIKATGYYIRNLTFTEFVVNPAFVEDIEVADEKKAPPTQTLSKGDIKGKNLDELVKKQKEFSTKNLRQMVKEYEKQEKQARKNRKEDVTVVHDDSLVVDSLARKRSNVFWDSLRSVPLTSAEIKSYRKADSLGLTHEQKVKVKSDTTRQDSTAQQKKKSPNKFSLDKVLFGHTWRLSKRSSLIYTSPLTRIEYNTVEGYSLEGALNLRFRKKVDSINRFRQIPLGEWNIGGTGRYQFGRKQLVGYGQASYQYKTTKIGLTGGRYLYQLNPDNPISPFLNSLTTLLFEQNFMKLYQKEFVNLSVSASPFKNRLSLSGSLEYARRTELANYKEDLKPWIGWRNRMYTSNRPDNAEVASTGFPVHNALILNLTASARLGETQYTIRNGRRTAQRNNDAPLLTLNYRKAISDGSADAADYDFVQGTISHSFETGIRSKLNYQLSAGTFLNDRKVYFPDFKHFAGNEFFLQQGDVVSTYRLLPYYQYSTARHFAEAHVLAEFRKFFITQLTLVRLIGLKENLFVHYLYTPASKNYTEVGYGLDGLIPQVLPFFRVEVISQWQDAKYQGLGFRVGTTLKFGR; translated from the coding sequence ATGAAGCTTATATTATTACTCGCTTTTGGAGCACTATTTTCATTAAATACGACGGCCCAGACAGGCCTGCGCGGTACAGTTAAAAGTGCACAAGGTGAAGTCCTGCCGTTTGCTGCCGTGATTGTAAAAGGTACGCCAAATGGCACTATTACCAATGCCGAGGGACGTTATGAAATCGCGCTGGCACCGGGTAAGTACGATATTGTTTTCCAATACCTGGGTTTTCAGACCAGTCAGAAATCAGTTGAAATAGGAACGGGATTTGCGACCCTGGATGCCACGCTGGAAGAGCAGGCATTGCGGCTGGCCGAAGTACAAACCAAGGCAGGTAATGAAGACCCTGCCTACACCATTATGCGCCGGGCCATTGCGAAAAGTCGGTTTCACCAATTGCAGGTGCAACGATTCAAAGCGCGAGTGTACACCAAATCATCATTTACCGTCCTTGATCTGCCAAATCTGGCCGAAATGGCTTTTCGGAAGCAATTGAAAGAAGCGGAGAAGGAGGCCAACTTCAAAGTAGGCGTTCCGTTGTTGAATGAAACGGTAGCTGAAGTGTCGTTTAATCAGCCCAATACGTACCGGCAACGAATCATCGCCAACCGAAATTCGCAGGGAGATTTTTTGAGCCCGAATCGGTTTTTTAATGCCAGTTTTTACAACCCAACCATTGCTGAATCGGTATCGCCTTTATCGCCCAAAGCTTTTGCCTATTATAAATTTGAATATAAAGGCACCTTTCGGGAGCCTGGGCCAGATGGAAAAGTGATAGAAGTTAGCAAAATTCAGGTTATTCCACGTCAGTATGGCGAAGGTGTATTTCGGGGTTCGATATCCATCATTGAAAACACATGGGCCATCCATAGTTTGCAACTGGAAACGGTCAATAATATTGGCATCTCATTTACAATTAGACACTTATGTAGTCCAATTCAGGGCGTCTGGATGCCAACCAATCAGCGGTATGAGGGTAAAGGCTCTTATCTGGGCATAAAAGCGACTGGCTATTATATTCGTAATCTTACCTTCACCGAGTTTGTGGTGAATCCTGCTTTCGTTGAGGATATTGAAGTAGCCGATGAGAAGAAAGCACCGCCTACCCAAACGCTGTCTAAAGGCGATATAAAAGGCAAGAATCTCGATGAACTAGTGAAAAAACAGAAAGAATTCTCGACAAAGAACCTTCGGCAGATGGTTAAAGAGTACGAGAAACAGGAAAAACAAGCTCGTAAGAATCGGAAAGAAGATGTAACGGTTGTTCACGACGACTCGCTTGTAGTTGATTCACTGGCTCGCAAACGCTCGAATGTGTTCTGGGATTCCTTGCGATCCGTTCCTTTAACTTCTGCAGAAATCAAAAGCTACCGAAAAGCCGATAGCCTTGGTTTAACGCATGAACAGAAAGTAAAAGTTAAATCTGACACGACACGACAGGATAGTACCGCCCAACAGAAGAAAAAATCGCCTAACAAGTTTTCTCTGGATAAAGTACTGTTTGGTCATACCTGGCGATTGTCGAAGCGGAGTTCACTGATCTATACCAGCCCACTCACCCGAATTGAGTACAATACAGTAGAAGGCTATAGTCTGGAAGGAGCGCTGAATCTGCGATTTCGGAAGAAAGTAGATTCGATAAACCGATTCCGGCAAATTCCGCTGGGCGAGTGGAATATCGGTGGTACAGGCCGGTATCAGTTTGGTCGTAAACAACTAGTTGGCTATGGTCAGGCGAGTTACCAATATAAAACCACGAAGATTGGTTTGACGGGTGGTCGGTATCTGTATCAACTCAATCCGGACAACCCGATCAGCCCCTTTCTGAACTCACTGACAACGCTCCTTTTTGAGCAGAATTTTATGAAGCTTTATCAGAAAGAGTTTGTGAATCTGAGTGTTAGTGCATCGCCATTTAAGAACCGATTATCCTTATCGGGTAGTTTAGAGTATGCCCGACGGACTGAATTGGCAAATTATAAAGAAGACTTAAAACCCTGGATTGGCTGGCGTAACCGGATGTATACGTCAAATCGCCCTGATAATGCCGAGGTCGCTAGTACGGGTTTCCCTGTACATAACGCGCTGATCTTGAACCTAACGGCTTCGGCTCGATTAGGGGAGACGCAATACACCATTCGCAATGGCCGTCGTACGGCTCAGCGAAATAACGATGCGCCGTTATTGACACTTAATTACCGAAAAGCAATCAGCGATGGCTCAGCCGACGCGGCTGATTACGATTTTGTGCAAGGGACTATCAGCCATTCGTTTGAGACGGGCATTCGTAGTAAACTGAATTATCAACTTAGCGCAGGGACCTTTCTGAACGATCGGAAAGTGTACTTCCCCGATTTCAAGCACTTCGCCGGAAACGAGTTCTTCTTACAGCAGGGCGATGTTGTTTCAACCTATCGATTATTGCCTTATTACCAATACAGTACCGCCAGGCATTTTGCCGAAGCGCACGTATTGGCCGAGTTCCGAAAGTTTTTTATTACGCAGTTAACCCTCGTGCGACTGATTGGCCTGAAAGAAAACCTGTTCGTTCACTATCTGTATACACCAGCTTCAAAGAACTACACCGAAGTTGGGTATGGTTTAGATGGCCTGATTCCGCAAGTATTGCCCTTTTTCCGGGTAGAAGTGATCTCGCAATGGCAAGACGCGAAGTATCAGGGATTAGGCTTCCGAGTTGGAACAACGCTGAAGTTTGGGCGGTGA
- a CDS encoding M24 family metallopeptidase yields MQKSVHFFFKLFIFLFVLSPAIAQPPSPSIVLPERDRARIVDEILDDRFTNLLPQLMRREGLDMWIIISREYNEDPVLRTMLPSTWLSARRRTIIVFFDNGKEVEKLAIARYDVGNLLKGAWDIDVRPNQWEALAKIIEDRKPKKIGLNMSTNYGHADGLSFSEHEEFLKKLPTDYQKRIVSAEKVAVGWLETRTEKEMAIYPLICRLSHQIIQEGFSEQIIQPGVTTTDDVVWWFRQRITNLGLDTWFHPTVDVQRSDKEDFNHLRTFSKRPDKQVIMPGDLLHVDFGITYLRLNTDQQQHAYVLRPGETDVPESIKTAFKQGNRLQDILTEQFKAGKTGNQMLLAALDQSKKEGINGTIYTHPIGVHGHAAGPTIGLWDQQKGVPGPGDYPLLANTAYSIELNAAVEIPEWKKVVRIMLEEDGFFDGQTFRYIDGRQTEIYTIPRKLGYVK; encoded by the coding sequence ATGCAAAAATCAGTACACTTCTTCTTCAAATTATTCATTTTCCTGTTCGTTCTTAGCCCTGCCATTGCTCAACCACCGTCGCCTTCCATTGTCTTGCCCGAACGTGACCGGGCACGAATTGTCGACGAAATTCTGGACGATCGCTTTACCAACCTTCTTCCGCAACTCATGCGTCGTGAGGGGCTCGATATGTGGATTATTATTTCCCGCGAGTACAACGAAGATCCGGTGTTGCGAACGATGCTGCCCAGTACGTGGCTTTCGGCCCGCCGACGAACCATAATTGTTTTCTTCGATAATGGAAAAGAAGTCGAAAAACTGGCCATTGCCCGTTACGATGTGGGTAACTTGTTGAAAGGTGCCTGGGATATCGACGTTCGACCTAACCAGTGGGAAGCGTTGGCAAAGATTATTGAAGACCGTAAACCAAAGAAGATTGGCCTCAACATGTCGACCAATTACGGGCATGCTGATGGCCTATCATTTTCTGAACACGAGGAGTTTTTGAAAAAGCTACCCACCGATTATCAGAAGCGTATTGTTTCGGCGGAAAAAGTAGCCGTTGGCTGGCTCGAAACCCGAACCGAAAAGGAGATGGCTATTTATCCGCTCATTTGTCGATTGTCGCACCAGATTATTCAGGAAGGGTTTTCGGAGCAGATAATTCAGCCGGGCGTTACCACGACCGACGACGTGGTTTGGTGGTTTCGCCAGCGCATTACCAATCTGGGTCTGGATACCTGGTTTCATCCGACGGTTGACGTTCAACGCTCAGATAAAGAAGACTTTAACCATCTCCGTACGTTCTCCAAACGCCCTGACAAACAGGTAATCATGCCCGGCGATTTGTTGCATGTCGATTTCGGCATCACCTATCTGCGCCTGAACACCGATCAGCAACAACACGCTTACGTATTGCGCCCCGGCGAAACGGATGTTCCTGAGTCTATCAAAACGGCGTTCAAACAGGGAAATCGGTTACAGGATATCCTGACGGAGCAATTTAAAGCTGGAAAAACGGGAAACCAGATGTTATTGGCGGCTCTGGATCAATCGAAGAAAGAGGGAATTAACGGAACAATTTACACGCATCCAATCGGCGTTCATGGCCATGCGGCTGGACCAACGATTGGGTTGTGGGATCAGCAAAAAGGCGTTCCTGGTCCCGGCGATTATCCGTTACTGGCTAACACAGCTTATTCCATTGAGTTGAATGCCGCCGTAGAAATTCCTGAGTGGAAAAAAGTAGTGCGCATCATGCTGGAAGAAGACGGCTTTTTCGACGGTCAAACCTTCCGGTACATTGATGGACGGCAAACCGAGATTTATACCATTCCGAGAAAATTGGGATATGTGAAGTAG
- a CDS encoding DUF6169 family protein — translation MPNARNKAYEFVFLGGTNNTYAFITDQEVVYELKFKPSSYIFGNQPPFTEFAFEFVIEVAENPLPDLPPLDRLIPLTIASIFNDFFALKETVVVYICENADGRASSRNRKFNQWFERSSRTGLSFVKFDYHFGTEVDFFYTSIIMRIDNPRMADVITAFQALSANYNQPDK, via the coding sequence ATGCCGAACGCTCGAAATAAGGCTTATGAATTTGTGTTTTTGGGCGGTACCAACAACACCTACGCCTTCATTACCGATCAGGAGGTTGTCTATGAACTGAAATTTAAGCCCAGTAGCTATATTTTCGGAAATCAGCCCCCTTTTACTGAGTTTGCATTCGAGTTTGTTATCGAAGTTGCCGAAAATCCGCTCCCTGATTTACCTCCTCTGGATAGGCTTATTCCCCTTACCATTGCCAGCATCTTTAATGACTTCTTTGCGTTGAAGGAAACGGTAGTGGTCTACATCTGCGAGAATGCCGATGGTCGAGCCAGTTCTCGAAATAGAAAATTTAACCAATGGTTTGAACGATCGAGCAGGACTGGGTTAAGCTTTGTAAAATTCGATTATCACTTCGGAACGGAGGTTGATTTTTTTTATACATCAATCATTATGCGAATAGACAATCCGCGAATGGCTGATGTAATCACAGCTTTTCAAGCATTGTCGGCGAATTACAACCAACCTGATAAATAA